A stretch of the Oceanispirochaeta sp. M1 genome encodes the following:
- a CDS encoding TIM barrel protein produces the protein MENSGGTVQLHKLGLKIWSINTDNYLNEAKRLIEEGYIDYIELYYVPGTENKLAYWEKLSIPYVIHSPHMAHGFNLADKYELENNLKIFKKVQTYADALTANKIIVHCEANGSIDETIKQLNQIDDDRILIENVPAIVSNDTIIDHFIGVKPEEIEYIKRRCNVGFVLDIGHAIAAAVHYKIDYWNMIDDFLILKPEMLHLSDTDTTTPYDDHFNIGKGNMDFNKLKKRLIIDYMISIETNKKSLDKLDDFNDDVKSFRRIFY, from the coding sequence TTGGAAAATAGCGGAGGTACTGTACAATTGCATAAATTGGGATTAAAAATTTGGTCAATCAATACAGATAATTACCTAAATGAGGCAAAAAGACTAATTGAGGAAGGCTATATTGATTACATCGAATTATATTATGTTCCAGGGACAGAAAATAAGTTAGCTTACTGGGAAAAATTATCGATACCATATGTAATTCATTCTCCTCATATGGCACACGGATTTAACTTAGCTGATAAATATGAATTAGAAAATAATTTAAAGATTTTCAAAAAAGTACAAACTTATGCGGATGCATTGACAGCAAATAAAATTATAGTACATTGCGAAGCAAATGGAAGTATTGATGAAACAATAAAACAGTTGAATCAAATAGATGATGATAGAATCCTAATTGAGAATGTTCCTGCGATTGTTTCAAATGATACAATTATTGATCATTTTATTGGTGTTAAACCAGAAGAGATAGAATATATCAAAAGAAGGTGCAATGTAGGTTTTGTTTTAGATATAGGTCATGCTATAGCTGCAGCAGTACACTATAAAATTGATTATTGGAACATGATCGATGATTTTTTGATATTGAAGCCTGAAATGTTGCATTTATCTGATACAGATACTACTACACCATATGATGATCATTTTAATATTGGGAAAGGTAATATGGATTTTAATAAATTAAAGAAAAGATTGATTATTGACTATATGATTAGCATTGAGACTAATAAGAAATCATTAGATAAATTAGATGATTTTAATGACGATGTAAAATCTTTTCGTAGAATATTCTACTGA